DNA from Elaeis guineensis isolate ETL-2024a chromosome 2, EG11, whole genome shotgun sequence:
TCCCGCGCATGAGAAAATTTATAGATTCAACAATTTAAAGAGCTTAGAagagtaaaaaaaatatccaaatattatttctagaaaaatatttcttaacacatatttaaatttattagagCTCCAAAAGTATATTAACTATTAATAAAAGTTTCACTTAAATGAGCTTTTGACAtgcattagatttttttttttttttttttaatttgataccAGAAAAGGAGGAGAGCCTGGAAACCGAGAAAAATACGGCAGACGTCAAGAAGGACCATTAGGATTAAAAAAAGTAAGATTAGGCCCGAGTAAACACCTCCCCGAGCATCAGCGCAAAGTATTTTTCCCAAATCTGGTGTCAGCTGGTCAGCAGCGGAGCTcgggaaagaaaaataataaaaaataaataaataaagcgtTAGTCAATTCCACCCGAGCTTTTTCTCGGTAAAGAATTCCATCCAATTTGTACCAAAAACAACAAGAATTCCATCCAATCTTTGAACATCACAAAATAAGGGTTGGAAAAGAAGCCGCCCCCTCCTCAATATCCTCATCCTACCCTCCTCCATCGCTCTATAAATAATCTTATCGCCCATCCGACAGCCCCGCACAACCCTCCCTCAACCAGAAAGCCTTCTTCCTGGCTATCAAAATGGCCTCCTCGACTTCCCTcactctcctcttcttctccttcctcctcctcaCCCTCTCCCACGCCGCCACCTTCAACGTCGTCAACCAATGTTCCTACACCGTGTGGGCCGCATGGGCAGACCTCAGCAACAACGGCGGCGGCCAGCAGCTCAACCAGGGTCAGACCTGGACGGTCACCGTCAACGCCGGCACCGCCGCTGCCCGCATCTGGGGCCGTACTGGCTGCTCCTTCGATGGCAACGGCAACGGGAACTGCCAGAGCGGCGACTGCGGCAAACTCGCCTGCACCTCCTACGGCTCCCCACCCAACACCCTCGCCGAATTCGCCCTCAACCAGTACCAGAACCTCGACTTCATCGACATCTCCCTCGTTCAGGGATTCAACGTGCCCATGGACTTCCGCTCCACCTCGTCCGACTGCAGCGTAGACATCCAATGCACTGCCGACGTCGTTGGGCAGTGCCCCAGCGCACTCAAAGTGGCCGGCGGCTGCGATGACCCATGCACCATCTTCAACGCTCCTCAATACTGCTGCCCTAGCGGCTCCAGCTGCGAGCCGACCACCTATTCTGAGTTCTTTAAGAGCCTGTGCCCGAACGCGTTTAGCTATCCGGATGATTATAACAACACCCAATTCACCTGCCCCGGTGGGAGCAACTATCAGGTCACCTTCTGCCCTTGAGGCTTTGAGGGCATGCATGTTGATCCATGCGTGATTAATTCTATTTGGAGTATGTGATAGCTAGCTTTGGAATAAGGTGATTGTAACCAGATTTGCATCCATTACACGAGCGTGTAATGCAGCAATAAGGGAATAATTAATAGAAACGTCGCATACAATATAATATTTTACTGTTAGCAATATCATATGGATGATGACTAATTatgaaggaaaaagaagagaacacGATGGCAGGTTGCACTAACTATTCGGCAATCCATTTCCTATCCttacatcaaaaataaataatccATTTCCTATCCCATATGGCACTAGCTTAACGTCTGGTTATAAATGGCCCAGCTCCAACGATCACTGAACCCATCAATTCCACCATCCCCTTTTGCCATGTCGGATAAGAGATACAGGAGCAAATGCATAGAAGTTGATCTACCAAATTGAATCGAAAAATTCTTTCATACATCAATTCTTGTTGTAATATCAAAAATTTACACGAACGAAGATCTAGAAGCTATCTGGAAGCCCTGGAAGACACGTTCATGTCTTTGTTTGCCTTTTGAGTGAAAGATTTGGGCTGAGTCTCatccaattttatttttattaaaataaaacacAGTACGAACGGTTAGCGATGGCTACGTTAACCAAGGGGGATGAAATTTCGCCACCGCCAGGCCCCTTGTTTCGTAGGccgaatttattcatgaaatgttTTATGTTCGACTAAACTCATGGATGTaagtaattaatattttaatagatAACTTCTAAAATCAGATGGAATTTCTCTACGTGCTCCATTTAAGCTCGAAGCATAATAGTTACCCTTCTTCCACACAATACCAATTCAACTTGTATACTAGTCTAAACTGATTTACGTACGCAACCTAATGCAACTGGACTCATAAAGAGAATTCAGGAAGCGCGAAACTTCCTCGTTGGGCTTCGGGGAGTTAGTCCAATCTAATCGTCAAATGGAGTGGACTTTGTTGCGAAGGTTACCCAAAATCATAGTGCATGACGAAATTTTTCCTCGTGACAAACTTCATAATCTCGTATCGAGGATTCTAAATTCAATATCATCCGGCTTCGCTAGAGCACATGTTTATACGCAACAGGGACGCTGACAGACAATATGCCGGAGGAATCCTTCTAGATTAGAGTcttatcaaacaaaaaaatatttaaataatagttTTGATAAACTTTAGATTTATCTAAACTATGTGATAAGGATGATATAAAGAAATTTGACTTACCGAGAGCTTGGTTGGATTAGCTCTTTAAATTATGATacaaatgaaggaaaaaatctggaAGCATTTGATTACTGTCCTAAGATAAAATTTTAACCTTCGTGCTAGTATTTATCAAAAATTCTGCCCCAAGCTAGAACTATGATATCCTCCCTTAGAGCATGATCATAGAGAGAACTGGCAGTCCTTATCTAATACTCAAcaataaaataaaagagagaaagagagcgaTGAAAAGAGAGAGTTCTCAAGATACTGGACTCTTGGAAAAAGAATAGAAAAGATTGTTAATTTTTTCATATGCCCTATAAGTCAGGACTCATAGTTTTTTATAGACTGCGAGCAGACGCCTGGAAATGGC
Protein-coding regions in this window:
- the LOC140855545 gene encoding protein P21-like, translated to MASSTSLTLLFFSFLLLTLSHAATFNVVNQCSYTVWAAWADLSNNGGGQQLNQGQTWTVTVNAGTAAARIWGRTGCSFDGNGNGNCQSGDCGKLACTSYGSPPNTLAEFALNQYQNLDFIDISLVQGFNVPMDFRSTSSDCSVDIQCTADVVGQCPSALKVAGGCDDPCTIFNAPQYCCPSGSSCEPTTYSEFFKSLCPNAFSYPDDYNNTQFTCPGGSNYQVTFCP